Genomic DNA from Equus asinus isolate D_3611 breed Donkey chromosome 10, EquAss-T2T_v2, whole genome shotgun sequence:
cacttaactgctgcgccaccgggccggccccaagaagtGTCTAATAGGGAACAGGGCTTGTAGTGGGGGAACGGTGTGGTGGGctaaataatggcccccaaatatATCCAGGTCCTCACCCCTGGAACCTGGGAATGTGACCTTACGTGGTAAAGAGAATTCGTAGATGTGATTAAATGAATcattttgagatggagagattttccccggattatctaggtgggccctaaatgGAGTCACAAGCATCCTTTTAAGAGGGAGGCAAAGGGAGATATGACTAGAGAAGAAAGGTGACAGAGGCTGGAGGAATGCGAGGAAGAGGCCACAGACTAAGGAATGCAGAGGGCCAAGGAAACGTCCTCCTCAGgcgcctccagaaggaaccagccctgggGACACctcagcccagtgaaactgatttggggcttctggcctctagaactgtaagaataAACCTGCCTTGTTTTAAGACACCAGATTTGTGGCAGTTTATGACAGCAGCCATAGGACGCTAGTACAAATGGTGTAAGCCAGTGCAGTCAGGGAAGAGAAACGGCTACGAGGAGCCTAGTGACCCTGGGCCAGTCCCCAGCCCCCGGGCCATCAGTTTCCTCCTCATAAAATGAGGGGGCGGGGGTTGGGCTCCTTGGTGCAGCCAGGGGCGCCCCACCCTGGCGGGTGTGGGTGGAGCCAGCTtcccctctcctcagcccccATAACTGCCCCAGACAGATAGTGgttcctcctgggcctcaggggCTGTGCTGATGGGTGATAGCACATGGCCAGAGGAGGTCCCTTCTTTGTGGCTGCTCTCTGGCCGGCCTCCTGTGTTCCGGGAAGCCCAGAGCAggaggcccaggtttgtgggGCCCCCGTGGGGCTTGGGCAGATCTCTGGCCCTCTCTggtcagtttcctcattcttGGTTTTTTCCTGCCCGGCTCCGTCACTCCCCTCCTGCTGGCCCTTTCCCACCAGCCCTGGCCAGCCTCTCCAGCCACCATGACTGGGCCTCGCTGGTCCGCTCCAGCTTCCTCATTGGCCCTGGAGGGCAGAGACCAAGGTCTACCCTGGGCAGTGGGGCCCACACCTGGGCTGCTGCTCTTCTCACCCTTGCCCTGCATTCCAACCTGCTCAGGCCAGTGAGATGGGGACTGGGGAGGGTCAGGAGGGAGGTGGAGAACATGGCTTCAGGGTCTGCAAAGCGGGCTTGCATCTAAGCTCAGCACTGACCCTTTGTATGAACGTCGATGAGTCCTTCCCCCTCTGAGCTCTAAGGAAGGTATTGTGCTCATCTTGctcatggggaaactgaggctcagcgaggcATGAgatttgcctaagatcacactgctaggagccaggattcaagcaCAGGCCTGCCCCACGTGTCCGAGTTCTCTGTGGCCTCCTGACGCGGGAGAGCAGGCAGGGACCAGGGGCCACCCGTCTGAGGTGAGGCTAGGAGCGCCTGCCCCTTGTGAAGGTCCCCACGGCCTGGTTCCAGCCTGCCAGGCCTCCTGGCAGGCAGCCCCAGCAAGCCCACCCTATCTTCACCCCTATGCTTGCAGTAGGCCAGGGGTCCACTGACCTGCACTCAAGGCCCTGTCACTTACGGTGAGGTCCCGGGCAAGTCCCTGCCCCTTCCGGAGCCTTCTTTTCCTCATCGGTAAAAGGGGGACATGGGGGCAGCAGCACCTCACAGACCTGCTGAGGGCTAAGAGAGTTCGTGTGTGTGCagctggcactcaataaatagcgCTCTCAGGATTAAGAGATGAAAGGGTCTAGCTTCAGGAAGGAGGCACGAAGAGGTCTGGCCAGATCCCACAGCACAAGCGTCTTCCCCGCCCGCCCTGGGGAGAGGCGTGGCTTCAGATTTCCCCTCAGATGCCCAAGATCCCAGGCTCACAGGACCTCCTCACCCGGGAGGCCAGAATGATAAGCATTTAAGGGGAAATGACTGTGTGTTTTTGGAATCctagatgggggaggggagctgggaggtAAGCTGTTTATTAGGGACCATTTCGGGTCATTTCCTGTCCAGGCAAATCCGGAGGGCAGACGTCTGAAACGCAGCTCACCGGGCTCAAATCAAGGTGTCCGCAGGTATCCTCATGAAGGCTCCAGGGacaatctgttccttgccttttccagctcctagaggctgcccgCGTTGTTTGACTTGTGGccctttcctccattttcaaagccagcaacttGGGCTGAGTCCATCTCGTGCCATCTCTCTGGCTCTCCCCCTGTCACTGATTTCCATGCTGAAGGATCTTGTGGTCACATGGGGCTCACCTGGACAATCCAGGACAGCCTatctttttggggtttttttttgaggaagattagccctgagataacgtctgctaccaatcctcctctttttgctgaggaagactggccctgagctaacatccgtgcccatcttcctctactttatatgtgggatgcctaccatagcatgtcttgccaagcagtgccatgtccgcacccgggatccgaactggcgaaccctgggccaccgaagcggaacatgcacacttaactgctgcaccaccaggctggtcccaagGACGgcctccctattttaaggtcagctgattagcaaccttaattgcTATCTCACTTCCCCTTGACTCTGTAACCGAATTCACGGGTTCTGGGGATCTCTGGGAGGGGGCGTAATTCTGCCGACCACACCATGAAACATGTGGATGAGTTGCATCCAACTAGTAACTATTCAGTAAGCACCTAGTGGGTGCTGCACACCTACAGGGAACAGACGTGAAGAAGCCAAGTACCccgccctcagggagcttacatacATGTGGCAGAGGCGGACGATTAACAGGGACTGAAAGCAAGCAGTGTCCCTGATGGTGAAAAtgctagggagagagagagtgggatggggactgggctgggtggggagaggcGGCCCCCTACTCTCttaaatagggtggtcagggaaggtctcgTGCGGAGGTGACATGTGAGTAAAGACCGGCAGGAGGGGTGAAGGAACAAAGGAGACAACCGTAGGAGGTGAGGCTCCGAGCTTCTCCCCCTCAGAGCACCTCCCCATGTTAACTTCTGGGCTGGAGAAGCCCCTCTCCCCGCCAGATGGGACTGAGGACCTGGGAGGGCGCCCAGCCCACCGTCCCAGGGGAAAGCCTGGTCAAGGCGGGATGGGGGAAGCAATTTGCCAGGACCCAGTGGGTGGGAACTGATCTATGCCCGTTACCCTGAGGATAACGAACAACTGAAGAGAGTGGCATAATAGCTTTGTAGGGCTGCCGTCTCCACAAACAGGGACGGCccaaaacaacaggaatttattctcagagttcaaatttccctcttctagGATACCCGTCACTGgacttagggcccaccctgatccAGTATGACATCTTAACtcgattacatctgcaaaaactgTATTTCCAACTAAGGTGACATTCTAAGGTTCCCAGTGGACGCGAATTTGTGGGGACACCAGCCAGCCCAGTACAAGTGGTACACAAGCGAGTCTCACACAGGGGCACACTTCCATGCCTCGGCACCTCTGAATGCCAGGGCCCCCTGGCGGGCTCCCCAAGCCGCTTCATGCCATCTCTTGCCAGCCCGGACCCCAAGCCCCAGGGCCATGAGGGGCCGCAAGTGTGGACAGTTATTTAACGGGCATTATATCGAGCACTTTGTGCACCGGGCACTGTCTCAGAGGCTGGAAATACAACTGCGAACACATTCCCTGCCCGCCGAGGCCTCACGCTGTCCTGGGGAGACAGGCAGAAAGCAAATAAAGAATGTtagggggctgacctggtggcgcagcagttaagttcgcacgttccgcttatcggcagccccgggtttgccagtttggatcccgggtgcggacatggcactgcgtggcaagccatgctgtggcaggcgtcccacatgcaaagtagaggaagatgggcatggatgttagctcagagccagtcttcctcagcaaaaagaggaggattagcggttgttagctcagggctaatcttcctcaggaaaaaaaggcaggaggGGGCCCCCAGCATCTCTATGTCAGAAAGATGGGCAGGAACCAACGCTGAGGCCGGGGAGGAGCACCAGGGAGGTGGAGAGCAGGGCAGAGGCgtctggagacccaggagggagTGCTCAGCTCTGCCCAGGATGTGCTGGACCAGATGAGGGCTGAGGCAGGACCACCAGACTCAGCACCTCGGAGAGCACTGGGGCCCTGGTCAGAGCACCCCAAATCCAACCAACACCCATTCGAAAAAGCAAGACCCTCCCAGAAGCCCAGGGCATAGCTTTCTCATTTTCTAACAGGTGGACGCCCCCACACCACCCAAGCCCAGATCAGAAAAATCATGACTCCGTCATCAGCTTTGAAACAACTTTATTAGAAGGCTGTTTTAAATGACACTTCCAATTCTCTTGTAATTTGCTTATTCACAAATTCCAGTTATAACTATATTTCTATATAACAATAACTTTTGCATTGATCTTTGCATCCTATTTCAATTGTCCTCGTCAGGCCCTTCTGGCGGAATGAAGTGCAGCTGCGAAGCTGCAAGGTGACCAGCATTATTGAGCATGAGCAGCTGGGGGGcccgggagggagggagcccacTTCACACGCACGGGTGGGGAGCTGGCCGCCCTCTCCTCTAGGCCCCCACCCCGAACTCACAGTGATGGGCACCTCACTGCGCTGTCATACAAAAAGGGTGAAATAAAGAAATCCTCCAGTCCAAGAAGTGATTTGGACTTCCATTTTCAAAGGACTCGAgatttctcccctctccccaccccagtcaAGCCCTCAGATCCTAAGGCTTCCGGGGTGCCAGTGCTGCCCCAACCTGCCACAGGACACCTCTCCATGTTTGGGGTCCCCTGTGTCACCCTCCTTCTTGGTCGCCAGTTCCAAGAGGAATTCCTTTGGACAGACATGACGTCGGTGTGGGCAGTGGCGGGAGGCTCCCTCCCCTggcctctccttcctttccccaccccacccccacctcacggTGTTGGGAAGGTACAGTCAACCACGaacataaatatgaataaaaaatgaagttgaaaatGACAGGCTAGTCATTAAACAAATCTATAAAAATAGTTAGGACATAACTCTgttcaaataaatacaaaataaataggcTCCAAGCACTGTGATACGTGGCATGAGTGGAATGTGAGGCTGGTCCCACTCTGCCCCAGATGGGATTGGATATAAACCCCAGGGGCATCAGAAACAGACTTTTAAAGCAGTCAGCCAAGCTGTCTACTGCTTTGTCTTCTCTCTGGAAGCACAGAATTTGCACATTTGTCCAGTTTGTCTTTCTGAACAAAACCCTTTTCCCAACAGTACATAATTAAGGCCTTTAACACATTCTCTCTCACCAGGGCTCGCAGACACGGGAAGAAACAGCCCTTCCCGCTACAACACGATGCCCCACTGCCCTCAGGCCCGGGGGGGCAGAGGGAGTTAGTTCTGAGCTGGTGCCAGTCCCGACAGAGTCTGGGGCCAGCTTGGAGCACCATGAGGCCCCCAGCAGCAGGGAGCACAAGCCCTCTGGGTTCCAGCTCTCGCCTTCCAGGAAGCCATGCGCCAGGACGCCAGGCAGCCAGCGGCGGGGCTGGCCTGCCCTGCTGCATGCACACGCACAACCAGAGGCCCATCCGTTGGTGAGCTCAGAAGCCAACAGTGGGGCTCAGATGAGGATGAGCACAAAGCCAGACTCCTCCCTCCTCCGGCACCACCTAGCAAGCAGCGACACTGTGGGCCAGGAAGTCGGGGTGGGAAGGCCAGGTGGAACCACCTTTCCCCAGACCAaggggagaggagtggggaggggcatGGGAGTGGGCTGGGAGCCCTCCTCCCACCACAGGAAAACAGCAGCAAGGAAGGAAGCAAAGGGGGCCCGGGTTAGACCCCCAGCAGGCCAAGGGGCAAGGCCTGCGGCTGATGGTCTGGCTGTAAGGGGCGTGAAGAACCGACCCAGCCTCCAAGCCCTGCTATCCAGCAGGCACCGCAGGAAACGTCCTGTCCCCACGTGCGACAGCCTCTGTCCTGCTGACCCCTGGACCCTGAGGAATACCCATGGGTCTCCCCTGGGATGGAGCCCAGGGTCAGCCAGGGTCAGCAGGACAAACCCGGTTGGCCTGCCAGCTCTTCCCCTCCCTTGCGGGCGCATCCCAGGGTTTTCACAGCTTGGCTTAAGTCAGCTTAGTGTTGGCACATTCACAGAATGAGATGGCTACAGGTCCCAGGGCCGCAGGCCCAGGATCAGCGAGTCCGCTGGGCGGGGCTGCCCTCCCCCGTCACCGCGACTGCACGCCCAGGGTGATCTTCAGGTTCTCGTACACCACATAGCTGATGCTCACGGCTGGGATCACCTTCATGaagttgggggccagcccccggtACAGGCCAAAGGCCCCCTCAGTCCGCAGGATCTGTCTGAAGAGGCTGCTCATGGTCACCTCCGGAGCGCCCTCAATGGAGGCTGCAGGGAGAGAGGCCACCTGTCAGAGGCCTTTCGCCAGCTCCTCCCTAGTTCCCAACCCGCCCCTGGGGACTGTCCCAGGACCAGCCTTACCTTGGGCCTGCATCCGGGTTCTGACCAGGGCCAGTGGGTAGCTGGCCAGCTGGCCACAGGTGCTGGACATGGTGCCACAAGCCAGGAGCACAAACACACCGGGGTCTGCGCTGTTCACTGCGTAGCGCTGCAGCCAGGCATTCTTGAGCGTCTGGAACGGGAAAGGGGGGCTGGGATGAGCCAAAGGGCCGGTGAGCCCAGGAAGAGCCTGTGAGACAGAGAGACTAAGGGGTTCGGGGGGGGGGACGGACAGTTATTGGATCCACACAGGAGGCCTTTCCTCATCACATGGGACCCGCGAGGCCACTGTAACCTGACTCGCTTGGCCTGGGCTGACCTGGGGCTTGCTGAGCTCCTGGCCTGCCTGCCCTTTCCTTCTGCTGTCACTGGGGATTCCTGGATGGGACAGGATGAGGCAGGGGCACACCCTCTTCCCCCCCACAGAGCCTGACTTCTGTGGTCTTGAGTCTGCTAAGGGCTAAGTGAGCCCCGCTGGCACCCGACTCTGGAGATCTGCCTGCCGAGCTCCTGCGGGGGCAGAACCTGCGGGCTGCAGCGGGGCAGCGTGATAGGAGAGTCTTGCAATAAATAAACGAGCCTGGAAGGAGACACTCTGATCTGTTCCCTCTCCCAACCACCCCCAGTGGTCTATCAGGCATGGAGACAACAGGCAGGGGCATGGCTAAGGAGGGAGTTTCTGAACCTCTCCCGCTGTTCAAGGGGCCTGGGCCCTCTAAGGCCTCACCTCGTAGACGGCCAGGTCTATCCCAGCATAGGGGATGATGCCTAGCATGTTGGGAACGTAGCCTTTGTAGAAGGCAGCCATCCCCTCTCTGGCCAAGATCTTCCTGGCACAGTCCAGCATGCCCGAGTACTGGCCTGTCTTGCGCAGGGCCATCCGGGTCTTCAGAACCTGCCGAACCCAAAAGGAACAAGGGAAGCATGAGCACAGCCCGCTCGCCACCCTCACGCACATGCGCACTGCCCACCCCAGGACCAACGTGGCCCTCACCTCCATTGGGTAAATGCTGCTCTGGGCGATGGCCCCTGCCAGGGACCCTGCCACAAGTCTCTCGTGAATCCTCAGAGTCTCCTGGTCACTCCCAATAAGACGCTTGATCTAGAACAGAGAGCAAACAAACTGATGCACCCCAGAGGCCAGTGCACACACTCCTGCCCTGTCCCTCCTCATGGAGCCAGTCAGGGTTAGCAGAGACCTGGTGTCCCCGGCACCTTTGATGCTGCCCAGAAACAGAAGGAACTGGCGGCAGAGTTGGGGTCGGACCCAGGCCTCCTCCCTCTCGCCTCACCCTGCTGTGCCTTGGGTACAATGACTGGCTCCAGGTTCCAGGGCATCAGCAGGGCAGGGGCCTCATTCCAGGGGAAGCTCAGTAAGCAGCTGCCAACTGGCAACTCTCCCTGTGAAGCCAGGTCCTCACCTGCTCATAGGCCATGAATTTGATGGCCGACTCGGGAGCAATTTTGAGGACGTTGATGCCGTTGCCCCGCCAGAGGGACCTGGCCCCTCCCTCTCGAACCATCTGGGTGAACCCGCCCACGATGCACATGTTGTTGCTGCGGGAGGCATGGACCTGAGGAGGGAAGGACAAGCGGTCAGAAAGAACGCGGCAGCCACAGGGCTGCCATCATCTGACAAAGAGCTCTTCCCTCTCGGGATTCCGAAGACTAACTCAGCGCCGGAGACTCAAACATGGCTACTCTAGGTCCAACTCGACTTTTctgtgcacctactgtgtgccaacaTCGTGCTCAACACCTCCACAaagactactttttaaaataaaaaatttgagctttttattacagaaaaatttcaaagatataCAAAAGTATAGAGAATTATTTAATGAGCTTCCGTGAACCCATCATCAGCTTCAACAATCATCAAACCTCGGCCAGTCCATGTCACCACGCCGCCCCCACCTCTGCAGGATTACCTTAAACCACATGCCAGGCTTGTGTCATTTCACCTAAAGCCTGCTTTGACTCTCTACAGCATTCCCAGGAGTTTGgttaagaaaaacaaactgatGGGGCAATGTGTTCAAGTCCCTTAGGTTCACGGAGGAATGAAGTCCTGggggtgaagtgacttgccccaggtcacacgaCCATGAGGGGGGACCCTGGTCAGACTCCATGCCTGGAGCCCTTCTCCCTGACCCATTCCACTTCCCTGTCTCAGCACAAGAAGGGAGTTCACACTTATCCATCAACAGGCCCGGGAGGGCAAAGGGTAAGGCAAGGGATGACATCTTTCTGAGCGGGGCTCTGACACAACAAGTACGAGAATATAAGCAAGGGGACAAGGGGGTGAATGGCCACTGTTCAGATGACACTGAAGTCCAATGGTGTGTCCTCGTGCAGGCTGATTTCACAACCCTACCCCTGACATTGGTCTAGCTTATCTCTGTTCTGTAGATGTGGAACTCTAAGATAATGGTACTGGGGCCACGTGAGGATCCACTCGCACTGCCCCGTGTGGGACCCTACACAAGATGCTCCTAAGGAAACAGGTTCCAGCCACACCCCAGTTCTCACTGGCTTTACCTGTCCACATTAAGACTCAGTAATGTGACTGACCCCTGGTTTAAGGGCCTCGGATAAAATTAGATCAGCTGTGTACAAAAGGTCACCTAGGCTTGGATCTAATGTCACCCTTGTCTGTGTAATAATTCCAATCTCATTGGTTGGGTTAGGAAAGTACGTGCCCAAAGCAGGCCCCAGACAAGGAGAGGAAACCAACCTTCCAAAGAACCCCAGGGCGGAAACCAGGTGGTGTGGGGTCTATTTCCCTGCATACCTGCATGAGCACCTTGAGCCTGTCCAGAGGGGCCGTGCAGGTTCTGGAGACAGCCCCCGCGCCGCCTCCGGCCACGAGGTGTCTCCACCACATCCCCGTCTGCCTCTCCTCCACCGTGAACTCATCAGGGACCGTCAGATTCTCACCCACATCAAAGATCTGCGAGGAAGACCAGCAGAGATAAAACAAGCAGGCCATGACGACGCAGCGAAGCCATTCCAGCACACAGCTGGGTCCACAGCCTTCCACCACCTAGAATGGACTACACCCCAGGGGACCACATAGATGGTGAGAACGCCAAGGACTCTGGGTGGGCAAGTGATGCACCTCCTCCCCTTCACTATGTGAAGGTAGCAAAGCTCTGATCCTGTTGGCCTTGGTGAGGCCCAGATACAGAATCTGAGAGCGCAGGCAGAAGAAAGCAGTTTTAAAACCATCCGGACAGCCCTTTCCGTGACTGCCAGGGAGCTGTTGCAAGAACAGCTTACAGAGGCATTTCAGCTGAGGATCACTGGGCTCGCTGCACTGAAAGGGCCAAGTCAGGGGTAAAAATTCTTCTAAAATCTGGTGTGTAACCTGATCACATTGGCAGAACATCGTGCAAGACCTCGGCAAATATGAGAGGTTGCGACGCCTACAGAACACACTCTCTCCTGGGCAGCACCCTGGCTGCTCAGACAGAGCTAGCTCTGCTCCGGCCCCGGGGCTGCAGGCCACACCACGGGTCACCTTGCTCCTACCCCTGGGGTGGTCCACTTAGTTTCAACAGCAAAGACACCAGGTGTCCCCTGGGGGTGAGGCCCTGGCCTGGGCACTGTGCAAGACAGATGAGGGGGAGTGCCTCTGGCCTCCCCTCCCAGAGCTGAGAGTCTGGGGTGGATAGGACTGCAAATCGAGGGGAAGCCCAGCAAAAACCAGCAGAGAGGGCCGCACCCCGTACGAAGGGGGCTCACGGGCAACAGGGCCAACATGGCTACAGTCAGCGAGGGTGCACATCTGTATTTCTGAATGACAGCTCTGATGGGGGTGAGAGAGCAGTACGTGTGGGAAGAGAGAAGCGACCCAGAAAATGGGCCGGCGGGGGCGAGAAACCTAACAGCTCCACCATGTGCTCTCTAGAGAGTGGCCCCTGTCCCGCTCCTGGAGGAAGGTGCACACTGGCCTTGGGAGAACAAGCAGGATCAGGAGGCCGGCGTGTGAAGTGGACCTTGAACAGGCTGCCCGTGGGGGACAGGAGGGCCTCATTTCTGGCAGGGGCACCCTGTGTTTGGGGAATGGCCAGGCCCTTCAGGTTTACCGGCGTGTGGGAAATGGAGGGAGCATGTGGAGTGCTCCGTGGGGCTGGCAGAGGAGTGGACAGTCTCACTGCTGAAGAGGAGGCCAGCCGGaaaccccagccccaccccaggttGGGGACTGATGCTGGGCGAAGGGGACCTTGTGAACGGACAAGGAGACCACCTTGAGGCTCTGGGAGCGTGGGACTCACCGTGGAATGCTTCCAGTACAGGATGATCTCGGGGATATTCTCCACGGGGTGCAGAAGGTGATAGTCTCTCCACTCGTTCCAGTCGATGGTCATCGTGCCATTTTTGTCCATGCTGCAAGACACATGCATGGTCGCCCACGTGTAAACAGGCCCCATCTGTCAGCCGCACATCCCACCTCCAGGAGAGCCAAGGGCAGTGCATGGCCACCAAGGAAACTGTAGCAGGTGTGTCTGCCCCCAAGGAGAGAAGGCAAGGTGGCTCCACACCCCACTTTGCACAAAAACGGGATATAATGGCCCACAAGAACCCCGTTCTAATCAGGCACAGAGGTCAGGGAGGGAAGCAGTCACCAGGGTGACACAGATACTTACTAGGTGACAGGGCCCCAGAAGTGGCCCGTTCGTATTCTGACAgacagacaaaggaggatgcggaggagagaggagaaacaacACCAATAAGTGCTCTGAGCAGATGTTAGTGAGGCGAGCGCACAGCACAGCACGAGGACGCGCCCGGGCAGCGGGTACAAGAGGCTGCTGTCCCTGACCAGCCGGCTTCAGGGCCCAGGGATTTGGACAGGCTCAGCCAGGAGAGGGAGCCGCTTGTAGGGCCCTTCTGTGCGATTTCCCAGCACAGCAGCAACTATGCTATCCACTGGGCCCACCGCTGGCCTGCGGGCTGTCTCTGGGGGCAGCGCATCTGATTACAGTGTTAAGAGAAAGTTACCATCCCAGGGGGTGAGCGCTGCCCCGTGAGCCCTTCCCCTTCACAACCAGGCAGAGAAGGGTGTCCCTTGCTCGCCTTTCACCTACTTGAGACCCCCCCCCCAACTAATGATTTGTGATTCTCGTAAAGGGTCACTGGCAGCAGGCACGTTTCCAGGTGATTTGTGACTTCAAATGAAAGCTGACCTGGAACCCGGGCAGCAGCTACTCTCTGGGAGGGGCTACGCAGTAATCCCTTCAAACCAGCAGAAGCCAAAGTTCAGAGAAACAGGGTCAATACAGTAAATGACGCCACAGAATTGGTCCAAGAACTTTTCTCTCGTCACATGTTTGTTCAATTAAAAGCAGAGGCTGGCTAAGCACTCACCTTTTGAGAATTTTTTCTGCCTGCTGCTCAGATATCTTGACCCCCAGGTCCCGCAGGGACTGCATGATCTCTTGAGCGTCGATTCGTCCTGCAACAACAGAGGCAGTGAGCCAGGAGCCACACCCCGGGGAGCCCCGGATCCGCTCAGCCATTGGCTCTGGAGGCAACGCTCACCGTCATTCTTTTTGTCCAAACTCTTGAAcaccagcctcagtttcttctcgTGATCTTGGAGATAATGGACAAACTCTTCAAAGTCTAGCTGCCCATCAAGGTCTTTATCGCCAGCTTGTAGAATTTTCTGTAAAACAACAGTAAGGTTTTGTCCTTTAGCTCAGGCACCAGCTTTTCCTTGTCCCTCACGGTGCCCTGTCCGCAGGAAACAACTGTGCTAGCCCGTGAACAGAGGTGGCCCAATGACCGGAGATGCTTCCACTGTCTACTCCCAAAGCCACCACCTGGATCCCCAAGGGCAGGCCGGAAGCCAAGTGAGAGCCTACCTCGCTTCCCTCACAGCAAAGAGGACAGAGGCGCCCCCAGGAGAAGCCCGTCAGACAGAGGCCAACACTGGGGAGCTCGGCGCTTTCTCACTTCAAGCGTTCTGAAGACCACCTTGTTACAGGGCCCCTGTCAGCTGCCTGGCTCCCCGGCAGCGCTGTCCCTGGCACCTGGCCAGAGCCTCACATGCTCTCTGCCCACATGTGCGGACGGCCTTGGAGCTCCAAATTCCTTCAGAACCCTGCAACTTGCTCTCTTTATCCCCACAAGTGGCACCAGCCCAAGAACAACTGGGTGGCCAGGGGGCAGGTATGGGGCAGAGCGGGCCTCTGCCAATGCCTACTTGGCAAACGCACTGCCAGAGAGAACTCCGGAGGCTGGAGAAGCAGCAAGAGCCACAGGTAACTACGGGGCGTGAGCTCGATGGCACTGCCAGTCTTGGATCTCAGGGGAGCAGGATGATAAAAGCACCCTCAGCTCCCTCATCCAGGCCCTGAAAAGCAGGACAGCTCTGCTTAGTAACAGGCTAGTGATCCAAGACGACTTGGAGACACGTTGTTCCTCAGCAGTGAGGTTCCAAAACCACGCCTGCCCTTAAAGGTGAGCTTCGAGCAGTAGCTGCAGTCGGTTTTGGATGCTCAGCAACTGGAAGTTCTCCAAAAAACGGCAAGCACTTGGGCTGTGC
This window encodes:
- the SLC25A25 gene encoding mitochondrial adenyl nucleotide antiporter SLC25A25 isoform X2 — translated: MTAAPQQSLYKFAGPGCIPVLAARTCSRWWLSSRLPVTMLCLCLYVPVIGEAQTEFQYFESKGLPAELKSIFKLSVFIPSQEFSTYRQWKQKILQAGDKDLDGQLDFEEFVHYLQDHEKKLRLVFKSLDKKNDGRIDAQEIMQSLRDLGVKISEQQAEKILKSMDKNGTMTIDWNEWRDYHLLHPVENIPEIILYWKHSTIFDVGENLTVPDEFTVEERQTGMWWRHLVAGGGAGAVSRTCTAPLDRLKVLMQVHASRSNNMCIVGGFTQMVREGGARSLWRGNGINVLKIAPESAIKFMAYEQIKRLIGSDQETLRIHERLVAGSLAGAIAQSSIYPMEVLKTRMALRKTGQYSGMLDCARKILAREGMAAFYKGYVPNMLGIIPYAGIDLAVYETLKNAWLQRYAVNSADPGVFVLLACGTMSSTCGQLASYPLALVRTRMQAQASIEGAPEVTMSSLFRQILRTEGAFGLYRGLAPNFMKVIPAVSISYVVYENLKITLGVQSR
- the SLC25A25 gene encoding mitochondrial adenyl nucleotide antiporter SLC25A25 isoform X3, which codes for MVSSVLCRCVASPPPDAAAAASSSASSQASVDPCGGAVCGGPDHRLRLWSLFQTLDVNRDGGLCVNDLAVGLRRLGLHRTEGELRKILQAGDKDLDGQLDFEEFVHYLQDHEKKLRLVFKSLDKKNDGRIDAQEIMQSLRDLGVKISEQQAEKILKSMDKNGTMTIDWNEWRDYHLLHPVENIPEIILYWKHSTIFDVGENLTVPDEFTVEERQTGMWWRHLVAGGGAGAVSRTCTAPLDRLKVLMQVHASRSNNMCIVGGFTQMVREGGARSLWRGNGINVLKIAPESAIKFMAYEQIKRLIGSDQETLRIHERLVAGSLAGAIAQSSIYPMEVLKTRMALRKTGQYSGMLDCARKILAREGMAAFYKGYVPNMLGIIPYAGIDLAVYETLKNAWLQRYAVNSADPGVFVLLACGTMSSTCGQLASYPLALVRTRMQAQASIEGAPEVTMSSLFRQILRTEGAFGLYRGLAPNFMKVIPAVSISYVVYENLKITLGVQSR
- the SLC25A25 gene encoding mitochondrial adenyl nucleotide antiporter SLC25A25 isoform X6; translation: MVSSVLCRCVASPPPDAAAAASSSASSQASVDPCGGAVCGGPDHRLRLWSLFQTLDVNRDGGLCVNDLAVGLRRLGLHRTEGELRKILQAGDKDLDGQLDFEEFVHYLQDHEKKLRLVFKSLDKKNDGRIDAQEIMQSLRDLGVKISEQQAEKILKRIRTGHFWGPVTYMDKNGTMTIDWNEWRDYHLLHPVENIPEIILYWKHSTIFDVGENLTVPDEFTVEERQTGMWWRHLVAGGGAGAVSRTCTAPLDRLKVLMQVHASRSNNMCIVGGFTQMVREGGARSLWRGNGINVLKIAPESAIKFMAYEQIKRLIGSDQETLRIHERLVAGSLAGAIAQSSIYPMEVLKTRMALRKTGQYSGMLDCARKILAREGMAAFYKGYVPNMLGIIPYAGIDLAVYETLKNAWLQRYAVNSADPGVFVLLACGTMSSTCGQLASYPLALVRTRMQAQASIEGAPEVTMSSLFRQILRTEGAFGLYRGLAPNFMKVIPAVSISYVVYENLKITLGVQSR
- the SLC25A25 gene encoding mitochondrial adenyl nucleotide antiporter SLC25A25 isoform X5, giving the protein MLQMLWDFLSSFLPRAGCHGSREGTDEEVRGTPAPARGDQMPSFLGKQDGRAEATEKRPTILLVVGPAEQFPKKILQAGDKDLDGQLDFEEFVHYLQDHEKKLRLVFKSLDKKNDGRIDAQEIMQSLRDLGVKISEQQAEKILKSMDKNGTMTIDWNEWRDYHLLHPVENIPEIILYWKHSTIFDVGENLTVPDEFTVEERQTGMWWRHLVAGGGAGAVSRTCTAPLDRLKVLMQVHASRSNNMCIVGGFTQMVREGGARSLWRGNGINVLKIAPESAIKFMAYEQIKRLIGSDQETLRIHERLVAGSLAGAIAQSSIYPMEVLKTRMALRKTGQYSGMLDCARKILAREGMAAFYKGYVPNMLGIIPYAGIDLAVYETLKNAWLQRYAVNSADPGVFVLLACGTMSSTCGQLASYPLALVRTRMQAQASIEGAPEVTMSSLFRQILRTEGAFGLYRGLAPNFMKVIPAVSISYVVYENLKITLGVQSR